The following nucleotide sequence is from Juglans microcarpa x Juglans regia isolate MS1-56 chromosome 6D, Jm3101_v1.0, whole genome shotgun sequence.
tttttctaaaaatataataaaaaaggtAATATTGTTAAGGCGAACATGCATGTGATCTGCTGTTAACCATCCATTTAGTTCCTTTTTACTCATGTCATGTCACTGGTGGAAGCTTTGCTTTTGCCATTTTTCCTGCATGAAAGCTCTATAATTGATGGATGGccattaattaaatttgatcaTTTAATGTTTATTTGCAGTACTTGAGGCAGAGAATAACATGAATCACGATTCGAAGCTTCAATTCTCAGAAGACGAGGAGACGCTTGTTGTAATAATGTTTAATCTTGTTGGCGagaggtactctctctctctctctctctctctctctctctaacatcATTGTAATGATCGATGCATGAGGTTTTAAACAGATGGTCGCTAATTGCTGGGAGAATCCCTGGAAGAACAGCCGAGGAAATTGAGAAATACTGGAATTCAAGATACTACTCCAAAAGCGAATGAAGCGTCCTTTAGATCAAAGAAAGACAAATTGTTGCGATTATACAATTTGAATGGCATTTAGAAGTTTGGTGCTAGCTAGACATGCATGAAACTTGTATGCATGTGATCATGTTTATGATATTGTTGCGCCTGCGACTCAATTAATGTGGTGTTCAACGCGTCTTATAAGAGTACTTATATTCTGGCCTTCTTTTGAGGGTAGGAAGTAATTAATGccctaatattatatatatatatatatgtatatatatatgcatatgcatgtaAATATTATCAACCTAATTTGagaatgctagctagctagtgaaAGTTTTCCTGTATATTTACATGATGCCAACtactatatattagtttttGACGTTTGGTCTGATACATGTATAAATGAATGTGGATTTCCTAATTTGCTAGCTAGGATTAGAAAACAGATATATGGCCCATGCATCTCAACAAAACAATGGGAAAACAAATCAACACGagtttttttctataaaatgactcatagatatatatatatatatatatatatatatatatatcgatatgCCAAAGAGGGAAAAACTTCCAATGATCATTCCAAATGGAATCAAATTAACAAGCAGTACAATATATACGATAACGCACGCATCATGAGTAGGTTATGATCTTGCCCAAGTAAATGCTTATTTAATAACAAAACTAAAAGCTAGAGACAAATGAAGGCAAGCAAgcaaattagatatatataatattcctGGCAAAACTGAAACACGTTCTCAggcttcgtttatttttacaacttctaatttatctcatttaattattacaattcttttaaattctcacataaaataaaataaataatttaattttttcaaattttaaaataaaaataatattaaaaaatatattcaaataatattttatttaatttttaattttaatctcaaccaATCTACAAAAATAGACGGACCTTAATCAATCCATATGAACCCAAGCCCTGATCTAGCCTGCCTGCTGACATGCAATATTGGACTACACAAGAGACGGATCACAGGCcgggatgcatgcatgcagggcCATAGCCTGAGTAAGGATGATGGTATAGTCCATTGgcaaaagcatgcatgcagtggTATGGGGCATATATGCACATGCAGGGCCACAGATCGGGTTACTGCTTGCGCAAGAAGTAACCCGATCGATCTCAATTAatcatgctagctagctgctagctGTGTTATGTGATTTATCAGACTTTTGAAACCACTAAAAAACTGCATAACCAAACTTCTTAACGAATgattatcaaaaggaatatgccTTTTATTCCAAATTATATTCctagatattaattatatatatgttgataaaTATCAGCCTGTCTTAGAATAGTACTACACCTTGTAACACCTTTTCCGTGACATGATCATGGAGAGGCCAGAGATCTTGATCATCATCAGAATCGGTAAGTGGAACACTAGCGTATATACAtacatttctttatttatttatttttttaacaattagcGAAAATATATTCGTTTTTTCATTGTTAGACCTACTGTTCAAGTCACCCAATGAATATGATAactaattatgtatatatatatatatatatatatattatatataaatatcaaccAATTATTAATCCCACTGATGATTTGCACAGGTGGACAGTGACTGACATAATTGGTTTGCAAAGCTATACtacttttttctaaaaaatacatttgcttttaaagaaaattacacATTGATGACCATATCTTTTTAATCACATTTATATCAAAgctatcaaaaacaaaaaatcaaaggttctgttttcttaaattttctaataaaaagttCACTTATGTTAGCAGGTTAACACCAATAATTTTAGGTTGAGTTTAGATCTTCTATTCAAGCTAACAATCTCTTGCATGGTTAGCATGAAACAATCTTTACTTGAGCTTTAGGTTATGTttggttgttttaattttaattcattttaaattaatgatgagattcactatttttgttttaattttttatataaaagttaaaattatttcaaattattttatatattttaaactaaaatgttaaatttatctcaatataaaaaaaattaaaatattctcgataatatctataaaatattattattaatgagtTCTTTTATATACAGTCGTTAGATACAACTGGCGTGCAGTCGTACATACCACgtaagatttaaaatgaattgtttactCTTTCTTTAAACGCACatgttctctctcatcagctctctcatcagaactctctctctcatcaactctctctatctctagcTCCTCGGGTCGTCTCTCTCcaatcaactctctctcatcagctcggtcttCCTCTCTTATCAATTCTATCTCTCATCACTCATGTCAGTCTTTCTCTCCCCTCAACTCGCTCTGATTAACTCAGTCTCTCTTATCAATTATCTCAACATTAGTTCTGTTTGCACACTTTTTATACTGTACACTTGTAAcaagtatttttcattattaataattgaCAACCTCTAGAATGCagctttaatttttaaaattatttttgaccCAATCGGCATGGAAAGCCAATCCAATCACACTTGTCAAATCAAAATGATTTACTTTATCCATGACTAGATAcgcaattattattttattttagtggcCATTATGATTAAAAGATGTAATGATTAAGATATTTTTGgtgatagaaagaaatataGAGATACATGATAAATATGAGGAGCAGTGatatttatctaatatattttataacatattttataatatatattataaaataaaaatatttgtataaaataatattaattttataagatattttataaaaataattctcttttaaaatattattgtgtaaattattatatgtttattattttttaaatatgaaattcttaatatttttaaaagttttcatcatatttatttttaaatagtatttaaatataaactatttttttaatttttaatttttatatctaattattatttaaacacaaaaatcaatataattcttataaacttcaaaataaaaaccatattaaaaaattatattcatataatttcttaactttataacatttttatttaattttttttaaatctaataaagCATCTTAATTTAGACCATTTtcttactattcataaaattttaaaatactccaaatattcaaatcaaCCTTAAAGAGAGAAATAGGTTTATGAAATAAACTAtataattcttattaattagatatttaatgTCATAGTCTCAAATTATGACAAAGACTTatgaaagaatttatttttttgcccAAAATACGATTGCCGAAACCTAATACAAGACAAAAACTCACCAATTTGGTTACCAATGCATGGCTCCAATCGGCCTTATCACGATGGACATGAATgggcatatatatttattattcagTAATGGTAATACAGTCGAAGAGTATAAAGTCGAAGGATTTTAtagtcgctttaaaaaaaagaatgatatttatttttaaaaaattaattttttttataaaaattttatatttattctttttttttaaataattacacgatTTAACTACTATTTCTCTTTATCATTTCCTTCAACtatcattttctctttattatttccttttactGGCTTCTCTCGTTGCGCAGGCAACGACAAAAGATGTTTGCCAAAAGCTACCCATCGAAAACTATAGCACACATGAAATACGTTAAATAAAAAGTGCAGAGAGCATTACTGAAACGCAGTTACAGTCACAGTGACGCACTGTGGAAAGCACTCTTCCTCTCAGTCTCAGCCAATGTGGACTGGACTTGACTGCACTGCAccatgcagtagtactactgcttCATGGATGCCACTTGTTTATCTAAGCTGAATCATTCTACACGCTTTCATATCCTATCTTCTTCCCACGTGtctccctttctcttttccCATATTTCCTTCTCctgatcatcttcttcctccataaATACACTTCCACCCGCCTCTCTGCCTCCATAACCACACACTTCCCCCACAAAGCTAAACGACCGACTTGTCGTTAAAGGCCGATCAAATGGCAACCATCGCCTCCCCCCTCACCTTCAAACCACAGAGACTCGCTCTATTTGACAGCTCGTCCTCCTTCCATGGCACCCGTCTT
It contains:
- the LOC121234853 gene encoding MYB-like transcription factor ETC1, translating into MADLDQCGSTETVLDSEVLEAENNMNHDSKLQFSEDEETLVVIMFNLVGERWSLIAGRIPGRTAEEIEKYWNSRYYSKSE